In one window of Gemmatimonadota bacterium DNA:
- a CDS encoding glyoxalase, translating into MQNLKVNALRVFVPSKDYENSTRFYEDLGFEVAWAADEVKEMRIEGFSFFLQNYYQKEWADNFMMQLKVADLDAWWAHIVEKDLAARYEGVRAAEPKVFPWGLREINLIDPAGVLWHIAQDAD; encoded by the coding sequence ATGCAGAACCTTAAAGTGAACGCGCTCCGGGTCTTCGTCCCGTCAAAAGACTACGAAAATTCAACCCGGTTCTACGAGGACCTCGGATTCGAAGTGGCCTGGGCCGCGGACGAAGTGAAGGAGATGCGCATCGAGGGATTCAGCTTCTTCCTTCAGAACTACTATCAGAAGGAGTGGGCGGACAACTTCATGATGCAGCTGAAAGTGGCGGACCTGGACGCCTGGTGGGCGCACATCGTGGAAAAGGACCTCGCGGCACGCTACGAAGGCGTCCGCGCCGCGGAGCCGAAAGTCTTCCCCTGGGGACTTCGAGAGATCAATCTGATCGATCCGGCCGGCGTGCTCTGGCACATCGCCCAGGATGCGGATTGA
- a CDS encoding DNA-3-methyladenine glycosylase 2 family protein, producing MQGVNQTIRNVVHTVADSGTIIDFEATLDRYRRYGTDLANRFEAGVFSKVVRTAGGPCLLSLYGVEDRIELRLTPPDGAARSGSPAIDEVSCEVLDEAIKAAGKILGLSFPLQAFYAFASGDPVLSAAVENHHGLRPNLQVDPFEMIVSSITAQQINLGFAYTVRSRLVAEYGEPHVFSGETHYAFPTPDRMAEAVPGDLLPLQFSRQKERYILNLARSIREGEIDLAGLAEKDDASVERELTALVGIGRWTADWFLARYLGRGNVIAAGDLAVKRSIERHYFNGERISEDQIRDFADRWGDYTNLAVQYLLADYGSGGT from the coding sequence ATGCAAGGGGTTAACCAGACCATCAGAAACGTGGTACATACCGTAGCGGACAGCGGTACGATCATCGACTTCGAGGCCACGCTCGACCGGTACCGGCGGTATGGCACCGACCTCGCCAACCGGTTCGAAGCGGGCGTCTTCAGCAAGGTGGTCCGTACAGCCGGGGGACCGTGTCTCTTGTCCCTGTACGGCGTCGAAGACCGGATCGAATTGCGCCTGACGCCCCCGGACGGGGCTGCCAGATCGGGTTCCCCGGCGATCGACGAGGTGTCCTGCGAAGTGCTCGACGAGGCGATCAAGGCAGCCGGGAAGATCCTTGGCCTGTCCTTCCCGCTGCAGGCCTTCTACGCGTTCGCGTCCGGGGACCCGGTCCTTTCCGCCGCGGTGGAAAACCACCACGGCCTGCGTCCCAATCTGCAGGTCGACCCCTTCGAGATGATCGTGTCCTCGATCACGGCCCAGCAGATCAACCTGGGATTCGCCTATACCGTGCGGAGCAGGCTCGTGGCCGAATACGGCGAACCTCACGTGTTCAGCGGCGAAACCCATTATGCCTTTCCGACGCCCGACCGAATGGCGGAAGCGGTGCCCGGCGATCTGCTGCCGTTGCAGTTCTCGAGACAGAAGGAACGGTACATCCTGAACCTGGCGCGTTCCATTCGTGAGGGCGAAATCGACCTGGCCGGACTCGCGGAGAAGGACGACGCGTCGGTTGAACGGGAATTGACGGCCCTTGTGGGGATCGGACGGTGGACGGCGGACTGGTTTCTCGCGCGTTACCTGGGACGGGGCAACGTCATCGCCGCCGGCGATCTCGCGGTCAAACGGTCCATCGAGCGGCACTACTTCAACGGAGAACGCATTTCCGAGGATCAGATCCGGGATTTCGCGGACCGGTGGGGAGATTACACGAACCTGGCCGTACAGTACCTTCTGGCCGATTACGGTTCCGGCGGGACATGA
- a CDS encoding VOC family protein — protein sequence MSNPVVHFEIGCKNREETQAFYADLFGWNMESHEHASMIDTGDDEGITGHISALGHEPHNYTLVYVQVDDLDAYVAKAVELGGASIVPPTEVPGMGHFAWIADNEGTFVGLWKPLES from the coding sequence ATGTCGAATCCCGTCGTGCATTTCGAGATCGGATGCAAGAATCGAGAGGAAACCCAGGCCTTCTACGCCGACCTGTTCGGGTGGAACATGGAGTCGCATGAACATGCGTCCATGATCGACACCGGGGACGATGAAGGGATCACAGGGCATATTTCCGCCCTCGGTCACGAGCCGCACAACTACACGCTGGTCTATGTGCAGGTTGACGATCTGGACGCATACGTCGCGAAGGCCGTGGAACTGGGTGGAGCGTCCATCGTACCTCCAACCGAAGTCCCGGGCATGGGCCACTTCGCGTGGATCGCGGACAACGAGGGAACGTTTGTCGGACTGTGGAAGCCCCTGGAATCGTAA
- a CDS encoding DNA polymerase II, translated as MSNALPHKNAAGEASAPGNESAPGGAAAPEDVGYLLHVFHRAENGRDVICGVGKLQNGQTFQFTDDRVSPTLYVRVSEQRELDARIRSDGISARVVPSEYTTMDGEPVAGIQFERVRDQRNLVKSLEVQQTRTYEGDIPFARQYLIGRGLRGGVKISGAWISGDRVDRVYANPELQPEYWEPAFSVLALDIETDPEATTIYAVGLVLSGSDGGIEAVEIHMVGEPADGDPPHLVCWADEASMLRGLSSRVLEMDPDLITGWNLVDFDLQVLQRRFRDLNVPFQLGRTDDQSWYRSGEIWGGSTMVIHGRQILDALHLLRGTLQRFEDYRLDTVANAILGRGKLLEDDEGSSRAEKITEVYREDRATFCAYCLEDARLVLDILEAEGLINLTLRRGLLTGLPLERAWVSVAAFDNIYINALHQRGMVAPTTGVDRTPGAGAPGGLIIPAKAGLYRNVFVFDFKSLYPSIIRTYNIDPLAHIQGQQAASDETGTVPGRVSDGVPGRVSGAEPGRVSDGDQPGSIIEAPNGARFSRTPGILPSMLEQFFKRREEARTTGDELASYTYKIVMNSFYGVLASASCRFAAPQLAGAITEFGHYILKWCRDELEKDGYKVLYGDTDSVFVDLDPADSPESDQATDMGRKVCDRINARLAAHVRERYGVASFLELELEKCYHRFLLPSMRGDVERGRAKGYAGLRRGTDGDRVEIVGMEAVRRDWTDLAHRLQGVLLDRVFHDVPGNEIEEEIYHWVQEVRSGRRDELLVYRKNLRKPVESYTRSVPPHVKAARLMENPTGVIRYVITLDGPQPEDRIMAPIDYGHYVEKQIRPIVTTVAHAYELDVEAAMSGRLSLFGNTLSTQQYPSGTSEVSP; from the coding sequence ATGTCCAACGCGCTACCGCATAAAAACGCCGCGGGTGAAGCATCCGCTCCAGGCAACGAATCCGCGCCCGGCGGGGCGGCCGCGCCCGAAGACGTGGGCTACCTGCTCCACGTGTTCCATCGGGCGGAGAACGGCCGGGACGTGATCTGCGGAGTCGGAAAACTCCAAAACGGCCAGACTTTTCAGTTCACGGACGACCGGGTTTCGCCCACACTCTACGTCCGGGTGTCGGAACAACGTGAGCTCGACGCCCGGATCCGTTCCGACGGGATTTCCGCCCGGGTGGTCCCATCGGAATACACCACCATGGACGGCGAACCCGTGGCAGGCATCCAGTTCGAGCGCGTGCGCGACCAGCGCAACCTGGTCAAGAGCCTGGAGGTCCAACAGACGCGGACTTACGAAGGCGATATCCCCTTCGCCAGGCAGTACCTGATCGGACGAGGCCTACGGGGCGGGGTGAAGATCAGCGGCGCCTGGATATCCGGCGACCGGGTCGACCGGGTCTATGCCAACCCCGAACTTCAACCGGAATACTGGGAACCCGCCTTCAGCGTGCTAGCCCTGGATATCGAAACGGACCCCGAAGCGACCACCATCTACGCCGTGGGCCTGGTGCTGTCGGGTTCGGACGGCGGGATAGAAGCGGTAGAAATACACATGGTCGGCGAACCGGCCGACGGGGACCCCCCGCACCTGGTCTGCTGGGCCGACGAGGCATCGATGCTGCGCGGCCTTTCGTCCCGTGTACTCGAAATGGATCCGGACCTGATCACGGGATGGAACCTGGTCGACTTCGACCTGCAGGTCCTGCAGCGACGCTTCAGGGATCTGAACGTGCCGTTTCAACTCGGGCGGACCGATGACCAGTCCTGGTACCGGTCCGGGGAAATCTGGGGCGGAAGCACCATGGTGATCCATGGCCGGCAGATCCTGGACGCCCTGCATCTGCTGCGCGGCACGCTGCAGCGGTTCGAGGACTACCGGCTGGACACCGTGGCCAACGCCATCCTGGGCCGGGGCAAGCTGCTGGAGGACGACGAGGGGAGCTCCAGGGCGGAGAAGATCACGGAGGTCTATCGCGAGGACCGGGCGACCTTCTGCGCCTACTGTCTCGAGGACGCGAGGCTGGTACTCGACATCCTGGAGGCGGAAGGACTGATCAACCTGACCCTGCGCAGGGGGCTGCTGACGGGCCTGCCACTGGAACGGGCGTGGGTCAGCGTGGCCGCTTTCGACAACATCTACATCAACGCCCTACATCAACGGGGCATGGTGGCGCCGACGACCGGCGTGGACCGCACCCCGGGCGCCGGCGCGCCGGGCGGGTTGATCATCCCCGCGAAAGCAGGGCTCTACCGAAACGTCTTCGTCTTCGACTTCAAGAGTCTCTACCCATCCATCATCCGCACCTACAACATCGATCCCCTGGCGCATATCCAGGGCCAGCAAGCGGCATCGGACGAGACGGGCACGGTGCCCGGCCGCGTGTCCGATGGGGTACCCGGCCGCGTGTCCGGTGCGGAACCTGGCCGCGTGTCCGACGGCGACCAGCCCGGGAGCATTATCGAAGCCCCCAATGGCGCACGGTTCTCCCGTACCCCGGGCATTCTGCCTTCCATGCTGGAACAGTTTTTCAAGCGCCGCGAGGAGGCCAGGACTACCGGGGACGAACTCGCCTCCTATACCTACAAGATCGTCATGAATTCCTTCTACGGCGTACTGGCCTCCGCTTCCTGCCGCTTCGCCGCGCCTCAACTGGCCGGTGCGATCACCGAATTCGGACACTACATCCTGAAGTGGTGCCGGGATGAGTTGGAGAAGGACGGCTATAAAGTACTTTACGGGGACACGGATTCGGTGTTCGTGGATCTCGATCCTGCTGATAGTCCGGAATCGGACCAGGCCACGGATATGGGAAGGAAGGTATGCGACCGGATCAATGCCCGGTTAGCCGCGCACGTGAGGGAACGATACGGAGTGGCGTCTTTCCTCGAACTGGAACTCGAAAAGTGCTACCACCGGTTCCTGCTGCCTTCCATGCGGGGCGACGTCGAGCGCGGCAGGGCCAAGGGTTACGCGGGCCTGCGGCGCGGAACCGATGGCGACCGCGTGGAAATCGTGGGCATGGAAGCCGTACGACGGGACTGGACCGACCTGGCCCACCGGCTGCAGGGCGTGCTGCTCGACCGGGTATTTCACGACGTGCCCGGCAACGAGATCGAAGAAGAAATCTACCACTGGGTCCAGGAGGTCCGCTCAGGCCGCCGGGACGAGTTGCTCGTCTACCGGAAGAATTTGCGCAAGCCCGTCGAATCCTACACCCGTTCGGTGCCTCCCCACGTCAAGGCGGCCCGGCTCATGGAAAATCCTACGGGTGTCATCCGGTACGTGATTACCCTTGACGGACCGCAACCGGAGGACCGGATCATGGCCCCCATAGACTACGGGCACTACGTCGAGAAGCAGATCCGGCCCATCGTCACGACCGTCGCTCACGCATACGAACTTGACGTGGAGGCCGCCATGTCCGGACGGCTCAGTCTATTCGGAAACACGCTGAGCACTCAGCAATACCCATCGGGAACGTCTGAAGTCTCGCCCTAG
- the uvrA gene encoding excinuclease ABC subunit UvrA: MSEIPVRPRTSADPASTGTASVDPESAGPHAIESGDGNGPRTTILVQGAREHNLRDITVELPRNRLIVVTGLSGSGKSSLAFDTIYAEGQRRYMESLSSYARRFIQQVGKPDVDYLFGLSPVISIEQKTVARNPRSTVGTMTDVSSYLNLLFATISRAGCPCCGRDLPIKTAVQILDELLSLPKGTEVELRAPVTRIYGEDLDFLFAEIRKKGYRRLVINETPVDISGEVDVDESGDLRMEVIVDRFVLKPGVEKQLVKGIQNALIAGDQFIRIHVAACRKKTAVERFYASFGCPEHHLAVGDLAPDYFQFNNPSSACRTCLGLGTYMVVHRDLLVPDKSLSIRDGCFVKDAFNYKPDTWSGRVMYSLSVHMGFSLDTPFRALPPHIQDVLFDGTPDKFPLLAPPDAKEPDHKLLGKPWGFGGIGKGIERNYKRYRQKQVASSGMEAWLEKVMVERVCPDCEGSRLKESRHLFRINGRTVHDFGEINFDELRAELEAIEPARRQELAGRQVIREIIGRLDLLLGIGLDYLNFNRRAGTLSGGEAQRIRLSTQIGSGLMGMLYVLDEPSIGLHPRDNVKMIRTLRQLRDLGNTVIVVEHDEETIRAADHIVEMGPGPGVHGGEVVVQGELDDILHCAASPTGQYLSGARTIETPQIRRGSTGKSLRILGARENNLNDIDVEIPLGKFVCVTGASGSGKSTLINEVLFKKLYNQLYDSRVLAGDHDRLEGVEHIKHVINIDQSPIGRNARSNPATYIGFYDQIRTLFSKTDEAVSRGYRPGRFSFNVAEGRCAECNGEGTITTQLYFMPDVEVPCEACKGARYNPETLEVTYRGKTIADVLNMSVEEGVTFFEERPSIAKKIGTLDQLGLGYLTLGQSATTLSGGEAQRIKLASELGKLRRGSHILYILDEPTTGLHLADIVHLLSSLNRLIEAGHSVVVIEHHLDVIKTADHIIDLGPEGGHSGGEVIATGTPEEVAGIDASYTGRFLRDHLSHVQRATA; encoded by the coding sequence ATGTCCGAAATCCCGGTCCGGCCGCGTACATCCGCCGATCCCGCCTCGACCGGTACCGCATCAGTCGATCCCGAATCGGCCGGCCCGCACGCCATCGAAAGCGGCGACGGTAACGGTCCCCGCACGACGATCTTGGTACAGGGCGCCCGGGAGCATAACCTCAGGGACATCACGGTAGAACTGCCGCGCAACCGGTTGATCGTGGTAACGGGGCTTTCCGGTTCGGGGAAATCTTCCCTGGCCTTCGATACCATCTACGCGGAAGGCCAGCGGCGATACATGGAGTCGCTCTCCTCCTATGCCCGCCGGTTCATCCAGCAAGTGGGCAAGCCGGACGTGGACTATCTCTTCGGGCTTTCTCCCGTCATCTCCATCGAGCAGAAGACCGTCGCGCGCAATCCACGCTCCACCGTGGGCACCATGACCGATGTCAGCAGTTACCTGAACCTGCTGTTCGCCACGATCAGCCGCGCCGGCTGTCCCTGTTGCGGACGCGACCTTCCGATTAAGACCGCGGTGCAGATCCTCGATGAACTGCTGTCGCTGCCCAAAGGCACCGAAGTGGAACTGCGCGCGCCGGTTACCCGGATCTATGGCGAGGACCTCGACTTTCTCTTCGCGGAGATCCGGAAGAAGGGGTACCGCCGCTTGGTGATCAACGAAACGCCCGTGGACATCAGCGGCGAGGTCGATGTCGACGAATCCGGTGACCTTCGCATGGAGGTGATCGTAGACCGGTTCGTGCTGAAACCAGGTGTCGAGAAACAACTGGTCAAGGGGATTCAGAACGCACTGATCGCCGGGGACCAGTTCATCAGGATCCACGTGGCGGCCTGCCGCAAAAAAACCGCCGTCGAACGGTTCTACGCGTCCTTCGGCTGCCCGGAACACCATCTCGCGGTGGGCGACCTGGCGCCGGACTACTTCCAGTTCAACAATCCGTCCAGCGCGTGCCGGACCTGTCTCGGACTCGGCACGTACATGGTCGTGCACCGGGACCTGCTGGTACCGGACAAGTCGCTGAGCATCCGGGACGGCTGCTTCGTCAAGGACGCCTTCAACTACAAGCCGGATACCTGGTCCGGGCGGGTCATGTACAGCCTTTCGGTGCACATGGGGTTCAGCCTCGATACGCCTTTCCGTGCGTTACCTCCACATATCCAGGACGTGCTGTTCGACGGCACGCCGGACAAATTCCCCCTGTTGGCGCCGCCCGATGCGAAGGAACCCGACCACAAGCTGCTCGGTAAGCCATGGGGCTTCGGCGGAATCGGCAAGGGGATCGAGCGGAACTACAAGCGGTATCGGCAGAAGCAGGTGGCCAGTTCGGGCATGGAAGCCTGGCTCGAAAAGGTCATGGTGGAGCGGGTGTGCCCCGACTGCGAGGGATCCCGGCTCAAGGAGTCCCGGCACCTGTTCCGGATCAACGGCCGCACCGTCCACGATTTCGGGGAGATCAATTTCGACGAACTCCGCGCCGAGCTGGAAGCCATCGAACCCGCGAGGCGCCAGGAGTTGGCCGGCCGTCAGGTGATCCGGGAGATTATCGGCCGGCTCGACCTGCTGCTGGGCATCGGCCTGGACTACCTCAACTTCAACCGTCGCGCCGGCACCCTCTCGGGCGGCGAAGCGCAGCGCATCCGGCTCTCCACGCAGATCGGATCGGGCCTGATGGGCATGCTGTACGTGCTGGACGAACCGAGCATCGGTCTGCATCCCCGCGACAACGTGAAGATGATCCGCACGCTCAGGCAACTGCGCGATCTCGGCAATACGGTCATCGTGGTGGAGCACGACGAGGAGACCATCCGGGCGGCCGATCACATCGTGGAAATGGGACCGGGACCGGGCGTGCACGGCGGAGAGGTGGTGGTGCAGGGCGAGCTCGACGATATCCTGCACTGTGCCGCGTCGCCAACCGGCCAGTATCTCTCGGGCGCACGGACCATCGAGACCCCGCAGATACGGCGCGGGTCCACCGGAAAATCGTTGCGCATCCTGGGTGCTCGGGAGAACAACCTCAACGACATCGACGTCGAGATTCCCCTGGGAAAGTTCGTCTGCGTGACCGGTGCATCCGGATCCGGGAAAAGTACGCTGATCAACGAAGTGCTGTTCAAAAAGCTGTACAACCAGCTGTACGACAGCCGTGTGCTCGCGGGAGACCACGACCGGCTCGAAGGCGTCGAGCACATCAAGCATGTCATCAACATAGACCAGTCGCCCATCGGCCGTAACGCCCGTTCGAACCCGGCCACCTACATCGGGTTCTACGACCAGATCAGGACGCTCTTTTCGAAAACGGACGAAGCGGTATCCCGCGGATACCGGCCCGGCCGGTTCAGCTTCAACGTGGCCGAAGGACGCTGCGCCGAATGCAACGGGGAGGGCACGATCACCACCCAACTCTACTTCATGCCGGACGTGGAGGTGCCTTGCGAGGCCTGCAAGGGGGCCCGGTACAACCCGGAAACACTGGAAGTGACCTACCGGGGCAAGACCATCGCCGACGTGTTGAACATGTCCGTCGAAGAGGGGGTCACCTTCTTCGAAGAAAGGCCCTCCATCGCGAAGAAGATCGGGACGCTGGACCAGCTGGGTCTGGGTTACCTCACGCTGGGCCAGTCCGCCACCACCCTCTCCGGTGGCGAAGCCCAGCGCATCAAGCTGGCGAGCGAACTGGGCAAGCTGCGCCGGGGCAGCCATATCCTGTACATCCTGGACGAACCCACCACCGGGCTGCACCTGGCCGACATCGTCCACCTGCTGTCCAGCCTGAACCGGCTGATCGAAGCCGGTCACAGCGTCGTGGTGATCGAGCACCATCTCGACGTAATCAAAACGGCCGACCACATCATCGACCTGGGTCCCGAAGGCGGCCACAGCGGCGGTGAAGTCATCGCCACCGGCACGCCCGAGGAAGTGGCGGGGATCGACGCGTCCTACACCGGCCGGTTTCTCCGAGACCACTTGAGCCATGTCCAACGCGCTACCGCATAA
- a CDS encoding nucleotidyltransferase domain-containing protein produces the protein METTTSTVEQKFESALASFVSKAREDRHILAAILFGSLSADRVWEKSDIDLIVVTRDDKDLFRRDSRDDDEVSEGAALLENDVYIHVFMQPRSAFRKMIEGGLQSSFMHSALARSRLLFTHDETIRELYDGIQALHSRDRQVQLMLAASHVIPTLYKAEKWFHDRRDLHYAFLYIMLCASSLAKIEVFMHGQLAGREVIQQALELNPEFFNKVYTDLIDRPKTEALVGEALGLIDTYLEERLPDLFQPILDYLEEEGSARSVTEIETWFDNQMNLRGVTTVCEWLADKDVISRVSSPLRLTLKSNVEYEELGFYYYRG, from the coding sequence ATGGAAACCACGACCTCTACCGTTGAACAGAAATTCGAGTCGGCCCTCGCGTCTTTCGTGAGCAAGGCGCGGGAGGACCGGCACATCCTGGCGGCGATTCTCTTCGGCAGCCTCTCCGCCGACCGGGTATGGGAGAAATCCGATATCGACCTGATCGTTGTCACCCGGGACGACAAGGACCTGTTCCGCCGGGACAGCAGGGATGACGACGAGGTATCCGAAGGCGCCGCGCTCCTGGAGAACGACGTGTACATCCACGTCTTCATGCAGCCGCGCTCCGCGTTCAGGAAGATGATCGAAGGCGGACTGCAAAGCTCGTTTATGCATTCGGCCCTGGCCCGGAGCCGCCTGCTCTTCACCCACGACGAGACGATCCGGGAACTGTACGACGGCATCCAGGCGTTGCATTCGAGAGACCGCCAGGTCCAGCTCATGCTCGCGGCATCGCACGTGATACCCACCCTGTACAAGGCAGAGAAGTGGTTTCACGACCGGCGCGACCTTCACTACGCGTTTCTCTACATCATGTTGTGCGCGAGCAGTCTCGCGAAGATCGAGGTGTTCATGCACGGCCAGCTAGCCGGTCGCGAAGTCATCCAGCAGGCGCTGGAACTCAATCCGGAGTTTTTCAATAAAGTGTATACGGACCTGATCGACCGGCCGAAGACCGAAGCGCTGGTAGGTGAAGCACTCGGGCTGATCGATACCTATCTCGAGGAACGCCTGCCGGACCTGTTCCAGCCCATTCTAGACTACCTCGAAGAAGAAGGATCGGCCAGGTCGGTCACGGAGATCGAGACCTGGTTCGATAACCAGATGAATCTCAGAGGCGTTACCACCGTGTGCGAATGGCTCGCGGACAAGGACGTCATTTCCCGGGTTTCCAGCCCGCTGCGTCTCACGTTGAAGAGCAACGTGGAGTACGAGGAACTCGGGTTCTATTACTACCGCGGGTGA
- a CDS encoding exo-alpha-sialidase yields MPARCQHSGPFHPNYIDTMGLAPVNHPRFIFISRRILAPSRLTMQHRIVVKEKGRYNAFPVLNQLPDGRLTIGCISSPFGDHYGLAGWLTFESRDHGRTWTPSEDPMLPPNWPGTSPRERYDRLSGVLPDGTLMAVGSVGQEIWPLDRREEAEARSLRFVDDETYTSRFPGKLIISGYRLSVIRSRDGGHTWDRRTWTVSGYESAVGFPRGTVLEDGTWLFPVYTTRAGGESDCLLFRSSDDGETWHLHEAVPRIGSEWALVETEPNRVLGHIRSTCYWDPAAVERTYHRDRFYTMEVWSEDGGSTWTSPIEASFEGYPNHLLKLRDGRILCTYGYRRAPMGIRALISEDGGRTWDTDHEYVLRDDGGGVSSAWPPEKRPRMGGADVGYPISAELDDGTMLTVYYITTEDETTHVAATLWHPDRDRPPGPRGG; encoded by the coding sequence ATGCCCGCCAGGTGTCAGCACAGTGGGCCGTTCCACCCGAATTATATTGACACAATGGGCCTTGCGCCAGTAAATCATCCTCGCTTCATCTTCATTTCCCGCAGGATCTTAGCACCATCAAGGTTAACCATGCAACACCGTATTGTAGTTAAAGAAAAGGGACGCTACAACGCGTTCCCCGTATTGAATCAACTTCCGGACGGGCGGCTGACGATCGGCTGTATCTCTTCGCCTTTCGGGGACCACTACGGTCTGGCCGGCTGGCTCACGTTTGAGTCCCGCGACCACGGACGAACCTGGACGCCGTCGGAAGATCCAATGCTGCCGCCTAACTGGCCGGGTACATCGCCGCGGGAACGGTACGACAGGCTTTCCGGCGTTTTACCCGACGGAACCCTGATGGCGGTGGGTTCGGTGGGACAGGAAATATGGCCACTGGACCGCCGGGAGGAAGCCGAGGCCCGCAGCCTGCGTTTCGTAGATGATGAGACGTACACCTCCCGTTTTCCGGGAAAGTTGATCATATCGGGGTATAGACTGTCGGTGATACGATCCCGGGATGGAGGACATACCTGGGATCGGCGCACCTGGACCGTATCAGGTTATGAATCCGCGGTCGGTTTTCCTCGCGGGACCGTACTCGAAGACGGAACGTGGCTGTTTCCCGTTTACACGACGCGCGCCGGGGGTGAGAGCGATTGCCTCCTGTTCCGGTCCAGCGACGACGGAGAGACCTGGCATCTCCATGAGGCGGTGCCGCGTATCGGCAGCGAATGGGCCCTGGTGGAGACGGAGCCGAACCGTGTCCTGGGCCATATCCGCTCGACGTGTTACTGGGATCCGGCTGCCGTTGAGCGTACCTATCACAGGGACCGGTTCTACACCATGGAAGTCTGGTCCGAAGACGGCGGCAGCACTTGGACCAGCCCGATCGAGGCGTCCTTCGAGGGCTATCCGAACCACCTGCTCAAACTGCGTGACGGACGGATTCTGTGTACCTACGGCTACCGCCGCGCCCCGATGGGTATACGGGCTCTGATCAGTGAGGACGGTGGTCGAACCTGGGACACGGACCACGAATACGTGCTTCGGGATGACGGTGGTGGGGTTTCGAGTGCATGGCCGCCGGAGAAGCGTCCCCGGATGGGCGGCGCGGACGTGGGCTATCCGATTTCGGCGGAATTGGATGATGGTACCATGCTGACCGTCTATTACATCACGACGGAAGACGAAACCACCCATGTCGCTGCCACCCTTTGGCATCCTGACCGGGACAGACCACCAGGTCCTCGAGGAGGGTGA
- a CDS encoding SDR family oxidoreductase has translation MAYDFTGKAAMVTGACNGIGRFTTIAMLEAGASVTAADLTPCPRSLELFRTRSEKVHFIRADVTDAAQVRTAVRQTRKRFGSLDFAVNNAGVFRYQTLTHKWREDQWDDMIDVNLKGVWLSMKYEIPVMLDQGGGAIVNVSSVAGLVGIGGMSGYAASKHGVIGLTKSAALEYAREGIRINAVCPGSLTRPSLRFPRVFTEVKEDDGRHPMGRWCRGEEVADAILWLCSDRSSFTTGHALSVDGGWAAR, from the coding sequence ATGGCTTACGATTTTACCGGCAAAGCCGCCATGGTAACCGGTGCGTGCAATGGAATCGGGCGATTCACGACGATTGCCATGCTGGAGGCCGGAGCCTCGGTGACCGCGGCAGACCTGACCCCCTGTCCACGCAGCCTGGAGCTTTTTCGGACACGCAGCGAGAAGGTGCACTTCATTCGCGCCGATGTAACCGATGCCGCCCAGGTCAGGACAGCGGTACGGCAGACCAGAAAACGCTTCGGAAGCCTGGATTTCGCCGTCAACAACGCAGGTGTCTTCAGGTACCAGACACTGACGCACAAATGGAGAGAAGACCAGTGGGATGACATGATCGACGTCAACCTCAAGGGCGTCTGGCTCTCCATGAAATACGAGATCCCCGTCATGCTCGATCAGGGCGGCGGGGCGATCGTAAACGTCTCGTCCGTCGCCGGCCTTGTGGGCATAGGCGGCATGTCCGGCTACGCCGCCAGCAAGCACGGCGTGATCGGCCTGACGAAATCCGCGGCGCTGGAATACGCCCGGGAAGGCATTCGAATCAACGCGGTATGCCCCGGCAGCCTGACCCGACCGTCCCTTCGCTTCCCTCGCGTCTTCACCGAGGTCAAGGAGGACGACGGACGGCACCCCATGGGACGTTGGTGCAGGGGCGAGGAAGTGGCGGACGCTATTCTCTGGCTGTGTTCGGACCGGTCCTCCTTCACGACGGGCCACGCCCTGTCGGTAGACGGCGGATGGGCAGCTCGCTGA